The Phycisphaerae bacterium genome window below encodes:
- a CDS encoding AAA family ATPase yields MIEEVLVLRDLRGRVRLFLKARENSADELASSIADLATSLETSLAPFWGGVLDVDRPKSEFYAILEQVRSDRQPIEPQSEFPCWWIVERCAAKSAWMSREHKPPWPLNAHTPAIMAFYSHKGGVGRTTCLCAAAVNLARGAKKVAVVDLDLEAPGLGTLLADNPVEHGVADYLLEHLVAGSSFDPDIKDYVVKQSDKDLIGTAGEPIVCVPVGRVDDHYVEKLSRIDYELVASMTNPGQSPLADLLLQLKQEFDPEYVFLDCRAGLHDLGGLAGQRLARAQVEG; encoded by the coding sequence TTGATCGAGGAGGTATTGGTTCTCCGGGATTTGCGGGGTCGGGTCAGGCTGTTCCTGAAAGCCCGGGAAAACAGCGCGGATGAACTTGCCAGTTCTATTGCCGATTTGGCGACCAGCCTGGAGACCTCCCTTGCTCCGTTCTGGGGCGGAGTGCTCGACGTCGACCGGCCGAAGAGCGAGTTTTACGCCATTCTTGAGCAGGTACGCTCCGACCGACAGCCTATTGAGCCGCAATCTGAGTTTCCCTGCTGGTGGATCGTGGAGCGTTGCGCGGCGAAGTCAGCATGGATGAGCCGCGAGCACAAGCCACCTTGGCCCTTGAACGCTCACACCCCTGCCATAATGGCATTCTACTCGCACAAGGGTGGCGTTGGCAGGACTACTTGCCTGTGCGCTGCCGCCGTTAATCTTGCGAGAGGCGCGAAGAAGGTGGCGGTCGTTGATCTTGATCTTGAGGCCCCCGGGCTAGGCACCTTGTTGGCAGACAATCCAGTTGAACATGGGGTAGCCGATTATCTCTTGGAACACCTCGTAGCTGGATCGTCATTCGATCCAGATATCAAGGACTATGTCGTAAAGCAGTCGGACAAGGATCTGATCGGCACTGCGGGAGAGCCGATCGTCTGCGTTCCTGTTGGACGTGTCGACGATCACTACGTGGAGAAGCTGTCTCGCATCGACTACGAATTGGTTGCGAGCATGACGAATCCAGGGCAGAGCCCCTTAGCCGACCTCTTGCTTCAGCTCAAGCAGGAATTCGATCCCGAGTATGTCTTCTTGGACTGCCGTGCAGGTCTCCATGATCTCGGTGGTCTTGCGGGTCAGCGCCTTGCCCGAGCGCAGGTAGAAGGGC